CCTGGATGCCAACTGCATCTTCACCAACGTCGCACTGACAGATGATGGCGATATCTGGTGGGAAGGCCTGACTCCTGAAGCGCCAGCGCACCTCATCGACTGGAAGGGCAACGACTGGACTCCTGAGTCCGGTGACCCATCGAGCCACCCGAACGCCCGCTTTGCCGCGCCTGCAAACCAGTGCCCATCAATTGCCCCGAACTGGGAAGACCCGGCCGGTGTGCCGATTGACGCCATGCTCTTCGGCGGTCGTCGTGCCACCAACGTCCCACTGGTCACCGAGTCCTTTAACTGGCAGCACGGTGTATTCGTCGGTTCGACGGTTTCAAGTGAGATGACTGCCGCAGCAGTCGGCGGTATGGGTCAGCTTCGACGTGATCCCTTCGCCATGCTGCCGTTCTGTGGCTACAACATGGCCGACTACTGGGGCCACTGGCTGAAGGTCGGAGCATTCACCACGCCAGACAAGTTGCCTCGCATCTACTCTGTCAACTGGTTCCGCAAGGACTCTGATGGCAAGTTCATTTGGCCTGGCTATGGCGAGAACTCACGGGTGCTTGAGTGGGTCGTGCGCCGCCTTGATGGCGACGCGGAGGCAGTGACCACGCCGATTGGTTTGGTTCCGGCTGCTGGAGACCTCAATGTCGATGGGCTGGACATCAGCTCAGAGAAGCTCGCTGAGTTGTTTGCAATCGATCCCAACACCTGGCTCGCCGAGGCAGACCTTACCGAGGAGTACTACCTGCAGTTCGGTGATCGAGTACCTGAAGCCCTGCATCTGGAGCTCGCGGGACTGCGCGACCGACTCAACAAGGCGTAATTAAGCCCGGTTTCGTTCAGGCCATTGTGGCGACAAGCAAGGCCTTGATCGAGTGCATGCGATTTTCGGCTTGATCAAACACGATGCTTGCTGGTGATTCGAAGACGTAATCGGTTACTTCGACTCCGTCAAGCAGGCCGAATTGATCGGCGATCTGTCGACCCACGCTCGTGTTCTGGTCGTGGTAGGCAGGCAGGCAGTGCATGAACTTGGCCTGCGGGTTGTTGGTGAGCTGCATGAGTGATGAATCAACGCGATAGGGGCGCAAGAGTTCAACGCGCTGTAGCCAGACATCCTTCTCTTCTCCCATGGATACCCAGACGTCGGTATGGACGAAGTCAACGCCTGATAGCCCTTCGGCGGTGTTGTCAGTGAGAGTGATGGTGGCTCCGCTGAGGGCTGCTCGAGTCTTGGCTAGTTCTTGAATCTCAGCTTCTGGCCACAGACTGCGTGGGGCCACGATGCGCACGTCAGCACCCATGATGGCGCCCATCACCAGCAGTGAGTTGCCCATGTTGTAGCGGGCATCTCCAACATAGGCATATCGAAGCGGACCCTCTGGAGCGTGATGCTCCTGCATGGTCATGAAATCGGCGAGCATCTGCGTGGGATGCCAACGGTCGGTCAGGCCATTGAAGACTGGCACTGACGACGCCTCAGCCAGTGCGAGCACAGTTGCATGTTCTGCGCCGCGGTACTCGATACCGTCAAACCAGCGATCAAGAACTCGCGCCGTGTCTGCGATGGACTCCTTATGTCCAATCTGTGAGCTGGCGGGATCCAGGATGGAAACCTGACCGCCCTGATCTTTCATCGCAATCTCAAACGCAAGGCGCGTTCTCGTGGACGTTTTCTCGAAGATAAGCGCGAGGTGTTTGCCAACCAGGCGCTGGCGTTCAGTGCCAAAGTTGCGTTCAGCCTTCAGCTGGACGGCAAGATCAAGAAGACCCTGCAATTCTGCAGCCGTAAAGTCTGACTCTTGAAGGAAGTCGCGATCAAGGAGTGTCACCAGCCGAACGCTAGCGGCAGTGAGGCGCAACTCCATAAATCGGGTCATCGGGTCCTGTGGGCAACTGCGGCTTACACTTTCTGCCATGAGCACGCCGCTGGATTCACCGAGCCTTTCGGGTGACACGCTTCTTGAAGAGTCGACTCGACTGAGCAATGACGATGGTGACCACGAGCGATTTGCCCATTTCGTGGAGAAAGCAAAGATTGTTGAAAGCGCAGTCACCGGCGAACCGGTCAAGGCACTGTGCGGCAAGGTGTGGATTCCGGGCCGCGATCCCTCACGCTTTCCGATTTGCCCAGACTGCAAGAAGATCCATGAGTCCCTGCCACGCGGTGGCGATTAATATCCCGCGCGCTCATCGTTCGCGTTCCACAGGCATGCGACTTTCGCTCCTCTGCCTTGCGATCGGGCTGGGTATCGCCGGGTGTGCGTCGCCTCAGCCGGCAGGGCTCCCACCTGAGCCGGTGACGGCGACCGGGCTTGCCCCCGGCATAGGAGACTGCTCTTTTGCGAATCTGACGACTCTTGACTCCGGGCGTCTAGCCGTCGCGCATGCCAAGCCCAAGCCCCCTTACTACACACAGCGTTCATTGACCGGGCCAATTGGCTTTGATGTCGATATTGCCAACGAGCTGGGTGAGGGACTCGGCTTTGAGGCAAGCCAACTCGGCTGGAGCAAACTGGATCGAGTATTCGATCGCGATGGGCATCCGAATTTCGATATTGCGATTGCCCAACTTCAGAAGCAGAAATTCAGCGCCAGCCTGGAATTCTCTGGCCCCTACTTCACTGAAACTCAAGTGCTGTTGGCGCTTCCCGACACGCCTATCACCAAAGTGACCTCAACTTCTGAGCTCGTCAAGTCGACACTTGGAGTTGTGCTGGGTTCCACGAGCCAGGCTTACGTGAGGGATGAATTGGGTCTGGATCCGGTGGCCTATCTATCGAATGCGGTGATCAAGGCAGCGATTCGCGATCGCCACATCGCAGGCATGGTTGTGCCGGTTGAAGATGTGCCGAGCATCCTTGCGACATCAAGTGAGCCCTTGGTTGTCGTGGGCCAGTTCCCTCCTGCCAGCACTGCGTTGACGTATCACGTCGCGCTTCCGATTGGCGACCCCTTGCTGGAGTGCGTTGATGCAGTGCTGGAGAAGATGAACAAATTGGGACAACTCGACGCCCTCCGTGCAAAGTGGTTTACCGACGGAGTCAGTCGCACGATCCGGTTGGTCTAAGTCGCGGCAGCGCCTCTAATCCCAAGGAGCGTTGGGCGTGGGGCGAGCCCATCCTCCTCGTGGCGCCCCTACGATTCCGTTAGGTGCGCTGAGCGCCTTTTGAACAAATATGGAGGATGTATGTCCACGGTGGATACAGGAACCGCTGAGGCCAGCGAGATTATCGAGGTCGTCAGCCGTAGCTGGTGGGTGCTGCTGTTCGTCGGTCTGGTCAGCATTGTCGTTGGAGTCTTTGCCGTATTGCAGCCAGAGACCGCAATCAAGACCTTGGCGCTGCTCTTTGCGATCTGGCTCGTCATCTCGGGTCTATGGCAATTCGTGCGCGGATTCAGCAGCGGCTTAGGTGGTGGCACTCGCGCCCTGCTCATCATCACAGGTGTGTTGTCCTTGCTCATTGGCTTCTATGCACTGCGTGCATGGTGGGAGACCGACAGTGCGCTGATCGCTGGTTGGATCCTTGCGATCTTCATCGGCATCGGCTTCTTGTTCCGGGGCTTCGCCGATCTCTTCATGGGAATTGAGCGCAAGGGCCAAGCAGGTCGGGGTTGGTTGATCTTCTCAGGAATCGTCATCATCATTGGCGGGTTTGTCGTGCTCACGGTTCCAATGACCATCGTGGCTCTTGCCTGGGTGGTAGGCATCTGGCTGATTGTGATTGGCATCTTTGAGATCATCGGTGCATTCATGGTGAAGAAGGCCGCTGCATAGCTTGAATTGTGAATGGCCCGCGGCTTTGCCGCGGGCCATTACATTTGTGTCATGGCCGCCGAGACTTCGCAGACTCTGGGCCGTGGCCTGCGCATTCTCGAAGTAGTCGCTGACGCCCCTGATGGGCTGACTGTCACTGAGATTTCTCAGACCTTGGGCATTGGCCGCACGGTCATTTATCGCCTCGTTGTCACCCTTGAGCAGCATGCCTTTCTTCGAAGGTCAGCCGACGGCAAATGCCGTCTTGGCCTGGCGCTGCTCTCCATGGGTCGCCAAGTGCAACCGGTAGTACGTGATGTGGCGCTACCAGCATTGAGGCTCTTGGCTGACGCAGTTGGCGCGACGGCACATCTCACCATTGTTGATGGCCTTGAAGCTGTGGCAGCGGTTGTCGTGGAGCCCAGCCGTTCAGATGTGCATGTTGCGTATCGCGTTGGTTCGCGTCATCCGCTTGAAGCCGGAGCGGCTGGCCGGGCCATCTTGGCCGCGCGCACTGCGGCTGGCCGTCCCTTGGATCCGCCGTGGATTCTGGCGACGAACGATGGACCCCAAGGCGCCTATGGCATTGCCGCGCCGATCAACTCAGTTCCAGGCCTGGAAGCAAGCGTGGGGGTGGTGTCATTGCGAGAATTGCCAGAGCAAGAAGTAGGTCCTCGTGTAGCGCGTGCCGCTGGCGAGATTTCACGAGCGCTTCGCTGATCTACCAGCATCCAGTGACGGTCGCTGCCAGCCCATCAACAGCCTGCCTGGTCTTCAATGGGCTGACTCCCTGCGGGCGATCGTTGACCAGAAACGAGAAGATTTTTGCGCGCCCATCGACACCATGGGTGACTCCGGAAAGTGCGATGGTGTCGAACAGAGTCCCAGTCTTTGCTCTAATTGCCCCTCGAGCGCATGCGCTGGGCTTACTGCTGTAGCGATGAAAGCGATCATCAAGGGTGCCATCTACACCCGAGGTTGGCATAGAGCCAGGATCAAACATCACGGCGTATCGCGAAGGATCCGTTGTGCTGGCAAGACGAAGCAGAGCTGCAAGAGACAGTGCAGTGAGTCGATCTTTGCGTGAAAGGCCGCTGCCGTCGGCCAGAGTCAAGGCTCTGCGGTCGATGCCCAGGATGTCAAAATTTGCGAGCGCCGCTTGCTCAGCTCCGGACCAGGTGGCTGCATGTCCAGTGGCCAAAGCGACATGTCGGTACAGCAACTCCGCAACATTGTTCTCGGAATCCAGAAGCATGAGATGCACTGCGTCGGCAACGGTGTGCGGACTTATTGACGTCAGGGCAGGCGTGCCAGCGGGCACGTCGATCTCAGTACCTGGAGTCACATTCAATCCTTGAGTTCGCAGTTGATCTATGAAGGTGTCACGCGCGTGCGCAACCGGGCTGCGGCTGTAATCGCCGAGCTTGGCCAATGCGCTGACGGGTGCCACGACGTACGGCACGTAGCCCTTCGTCCAACCAGGGCCGTTGCTGGCCCGTGGAAGCAGATTGACATCGGTGTCCACGACCAGCGGCTGTGCGTGATCGAGCAAGGCAGCAGTCTGATCAGCAAGGCTTCGCAGATTGCGAGCTGTCAGCAGTGGGTCGGCACCACCCTGCAAAGTGATGTGTCCTGGTTGGGTGCCGTTGAACACAGCAGTCGTGAATGTTTGGGTGGGACTCATCGTGGACAGCGCATTCACAGCAGTGACGATCTTCATATTCGAAGCGGGAAGCATCGGCGTATCTGCATCGCGTGAGGCGATGATGCGTTGAGATTCAGCGTCCATGACTACGAGCGCTACATCCTTGCCAATGGCTTTGTTATGCAATCGTTGTGAAATGCGACTGTTGACGCGTGATTCTGCAGGTGATTGCGCTTCAGTCAGAACAGCGCTGGCGGCCGGTGGCATGCTGATTACACTGGCGGCTGTGAGAAGGCTGATTGCAGTCAATAGCACAAGACCGGATTGGTGAATCTGAAACGCACGCCGCATGGAGCCATCATGCGACACGACCAAGGCAACTCAGCAATTCGGCTCTCGGAATGTGATGACGCACAATGGAGTCTCATCGTTTCCGACATTGGAGATCTGCTGTGCGACGACTAGTTGCCATTGCGCGCGTAGCCATGTTGGCCAGCGTGCTGCTCGCCACTGGTCTGGCTATGCCCGCTGCTCAGGCACAGGGAAGTCCCAAGATCGTGACGGGCTGGATGCCTTATTGGATGACCAGTCCATCGGCACCTCAGGGAGTGACCAACGCAGTCGCCAACGCCGACATCCTGACCGATGTCTCACCTTTCTGGTTCTCCGCGGTGTCCGGCGGCACGGCCGGGGTCAAGGTGGTCTTCAATCCGAACTTCGGCCAAGCTGAGGCCAACTCTGCCTGGGCCATAGCTCAGTTGCGTGCCGCCGGACTGTCGATCCTTCCCAGCATCGCCGATGGCTCAGGCAAGGGGCGAATGGCTGCGACATTGGCCGACCCTGCAAAACGGGCGCAGCACGTGGCTGACATCGTCAATCTGGTGACATCTCGTGGATTCGATGGCATCGACCTTGACTATGAGCAGTTCGCTTTCGCAGATGGACGATCAACGTGGACAGCAACCCAGCCGAACTGGACTGCGTTCATCAATGAGCTCAGTGCCGCCCTGCACGCACAGGGCAAGAGACTCTCAGTGACAATTCCTGGACCTTGCTCAACCAACAATGCCTGTGGCGGCACCAACGGCTACTGGGTGTACAACATCGGCGGCATATCCGCTGCCTCAGATGTCATTCGCATCATGACCTACGACTTCCACTACAACGCTCCTGGTCCGATTGCTCCCATCGGCTGGGTGACAACGTCGATGCAGTACGCCACCACGCAGGCACCTGCCAATAAATTGGTGGTGGGTGTGCCGGCCTACGGACGTTCGTGGACCAAGAAGACCGGCAACAGTTTTCAACTCACGGGCATCTGCCCCAAGGCGGGCAGTTCTGGAAGTGCCAAGACGGCCTACAACTCATTGACTTCGATGGCTTCGACGACGGCAGCAGCGATCCCGGCCCTGCTCACCTCGCTGGGCAAGACCGAGGCTGACGTGCAGTGGGATCAAGCATCTGCTGAGAACTGGATTGAATACGACAAGGCAGTGACGTGGACTGACGGCACTGGCGCATCACAGACCTGCACAGCGCGACGGGTGATGTGGTGGGTTGGACCGCAAGCGGCCCTCATACGCACGCAGTTGGTGGGCCAGCTTGGTCTTGCGGCGTCGGGTTTTTGGACGATCGGTGGCGATAGCCCTGCCATGTGGCCGTTGCTGCGCACCTACGCTCAGCAGTTGGCTCCCGCTGCCACTGCTGTAGTGCTGGTCGCACCTTCCAAGGCCGACTTCAACAGCTCAGCGCTCATCACGGCCACGGCCAACTCCCAAGGAGCTCCAGTGACTGGCGTTGATGCGGCCTTGCAGTTCCAGGCGGGCGGCAAGGGAGCGTGGGTCCAGATTGCAACTGCGCCGCTGGCTGCTGACGGCACAGTCGGATTCACTCCGACGTTCACCGCAGCAGGCAATTGGCGAGTCTTTGTGCCAGCTGCTGCAGGGCGCGGTGAACAGGCAAGTGATCCGGCTCGTGTCGATGTTGCCAGTTGGGTGCGCGCCAATCCGAAGAAGGCTCAAGTCGGTCCCAAGGCGAGGATCGTCGTGCGCGTTGTCGCCTTGCCAGCGCAAGCCGATCAGCGAGTCATCATTCAAGAGCAGCGCGGCTCAGCCTGGGTCCGGGTTGCCAGGGGGACAACCAACGCCGCAGGTGTTGCAAAGGTCTCCTTCATCGCGCCCAAGCAGAGGGGCGAACGTACGTATCGTGCAACTGCCGCAGCGACGGCTCAACTGAGTGCGGGCGCATCGCAACCCTTCTTTGTGAGCGTGAAGTAGCACTGCGTGCTTTGCCAGATTGACCGTACGCAAGACTTGTCGTATGTCCATCGCGCCGGCTGAGGTGGAGCAGACCGAGACTCTGCACGAGCCAGATCGGCCTTGGATCACGATCGTGTGGAACGACCCGGTCAACCTGATGTCGTATGTGACGTACGTCTTCATGACCTACTTTCACTACGACCGTGAGAAGGCCGAGAAGCTCATGCTCGATGTTCATGAGGAGGGTCGTGCTGTGGTGTCCAATGGCTCGCGCGAATCGATGGAGCGCGATGTCACAGCGATGCATGGCTTTGGGTTATGGGCCACCTTGCAAAAGGACGATTAGTGTCGGGCGGATTCATGTTGGAGCCCAATGGGCGCGTTCTGTTGCGGCTGGAGCCCGTTGAGCGGATGCTCTTGCTGTCACTTTGCGAACAGATGATTGATCTGGTCTCGCCCGGCGATTCCGATCCTGATGCCGATCCGCTCGCGGTAGCGGTGGGCATTGATGCGGCCGCGTTCACACCGCTAGACCCGGTGCTTCTGCGCCTGTTCCCGGAGGCCTACGCCCAGGATGCGGCTGCCTCCTCGGATTTTCGTCGATTCACCGAACGCGATCTGCGTCAGACAAAGAAGAATCACGCTCAAACCGTGCAGGACTGTCTGGAGCGATCTGGCGAGAAAGTGCTGTTTCCACTGTCACTTGGCCCAAGCTGGCTTGGGTTCATGAACGATGTTCGCTTGGCCCTTGGTGAGCGCATCGGAATCGATGACGATTTTCACGAAGAAGTGGCCGAACTTCCAGAGGACGATCCTCGCCTTGCGATGGTCGGGGTCTATGACTGGCTGACGTATCTCCAGGACTCGCTCGTTCAAATCATGCTCCCGTAAGGTCTGTGCTGTGCTCCGCATTCGTCAGAATCTTGTTGATCGCATCGTGGAACATGCGCGCGCGGACCACCCGGACGAGGCGTGTGGCGTCATTGCTGGCCCGGAGGGCTCTGACAGTCCGGAGCGCTTTATTCCGATGGTCAATGCAGCGCGGTCACCAACCTTCTATGAGTTCGACTCTGGGGATCTGTTTCGCCTGTACAAGGAGATGGCCGAGCGAGACGAAGACCCGATCGTGGTCTATCACTCGCACACTGCGACCGAGGCCTACCCTTCGCGGACAGATATCGCTTTGGCATCCGAGCCTGGAGCCCACTACGTACTGATCTCGACCCGTGAGACGGGAAATGCCCAAGGCCCCTATGAATTGCGGTCCTATCGCATCGTCGATGGTGAGGTAACCGAGGAAGCCATCGAAATCATCGATCTGCAAAGCCTTGGCAGCTGACAAATCTCAGGTAGTCAGCTGGAATAGCCCGCCATACTCTGTGGTTGAACGGAAAACTATTGTCTTTCGCTGAGGAGAACCAGTGGCCACCGAAGTACGGGTACCGACGATCCTTCGTGAATTCACTGGTGGCGAGAAGGCTGTCACCGCTGAAGGCCCGACCCTCGAGGCAATCATTGCCAACCTCGATGCGAACTATCCCGGTATCGGCGGACGCCTGATCGACTCCAGTGGCCTTCGTCGCTTTGTGAACGTCTACCTCAATGACGAGGATGTCCGTTTTCTCGATGGCCTGAACACCGCAGTGACTGATCGCGACGCCATCACGATCCTGCCAGCAGTAGCTGGCGGCTGAAGTCTCACGACCTTGAGATTCGATTCCCTTCTGGATTCGGTAGGCCACACCCCGCTTGTTGGCCTGCCTCGCCTATCGCCTTCTCCTGCAGTGCGCCTATGGGCAAAACTCGAAGACCGCAATCCCACAGGGTCGGTGAAGGATCGTGCGGCCCTTTCCATGATCCGCCAGGCCGAGGCCGAAGGTCGGATCAAGCCAGGCATGACCTTGCTTGAGCCAACTTCGGGCAACACGGGAATTTCGCTGGCGATGGTCGCAAAGCAGCACGGCTACAAGCTCATCTGCGTGATGCCCGAGAACACCTCAATCGAACGCACGCAGCTACTCACGATGTGGGGCGCCGAAGTCATTACCTCGCCTGCGGCAGGGGGCTCGAACGAGGCTGTGCGGGTCGCCAAGGGGCTGGCTGCTGAGAATCCCGACTGGGTGATGCTCTACCAGTACGGAAATGAAGCCAATGCTCAAGCGCACTTCGACACAACTGGCCCTGAACTCCTTGACGACCTGCCTACGATCACGCATTTTGTCGCCGGCCTTGGGACCACCGGAACGTTGATGGGGGTAGGCCGCTATTTCCGCGAGAAGAAGCCAGACGTGCAGATCATCGCTGCCGAGCCTCGCTACGGCGAGTTGGTGTACGGACTGCGCAACCTTGAAGAGGGCTTCATTCCCGAGCTCTATGACTCGTCTGTGTTGACGAGTCGCTTTTCCGTAGGCCCACTTGATGCGCTTCGTCGTACGCGCGAGCTTCTAGAGATCGAAGGAATTTTCGCCGGGATCTCAACTGGCGCAATCCTGCATGCTGCCCTCGGTGTCGCCGCCAAAGTCGTGCAGGCAGGCCAGGAAGCAGATATCGCCTTCATCGTGTGTGACGGTGGCTGGAAGTACCTCTCGACGGGCGCCTACGAAGGCACTTTGGACGAAGCCGAAGCCGCTATCGACGGCCAGCTCTGGGCCTAAGCAAGACTGGCGTCAATCCGTCAGGATCGACGCACCAGCGTGTGGCGCGTTCACGCGTTCTGCTTGAACCACACAGTCGCTGACTTGGTGTTGACCACGAGCAGGATCACCAGGCTGATGAAGATCGCAAACCAGCCGTATGGCAGGCGGAAGAAGCCAAAGACGATGTTGATGACCATGAAGACGCTGATGATCGTGTGCGCGGTGGCGGATCCGATCAACGTCATCTTGGTGAGCCAGAAGTAGATCAGTCCCAAGAAGATCGACATTGCTCCGTACATGATGAGCGTGAACGTGGGAATGGTGTGCGTGACGCCGTAGACATCATCCATGGTCGGGTTGTCCCCGAAGCTGGAAATGATCGCAATGAAGCCGATCGTCAGATTCCAGAGGGCGGCGATGAGCGTCAGAATTGCGACGACCAAGACGCCGATGGGTCGGCGCACGGTGGCTGTTCCAGACATGGTGTCCCTTTGTGAAGGTGCTCAATTCAACATCGTGAGCACGTCGTCGACATCAGCCTAGGGATCACTCGCCCGATTGTGCGGAACTTGGCCGTAGTCTTGAGTGGTTATGGCAGACGCTCCGATCGGCATCGTTGACTCAGGAGTCGGGGGTCTCACTGTTGCCCGTGCCATCCTCGATCAACTGCCGCATGAGCCCATCCTCTATGTCGGTGACACCGAGCGAGGGCCTTATGGTCCGCGGCCGATTGCTGAAGTGCGCCAGTTTGCCCTTGAGATCATGGACCGGCTCGTCGCTGACGGCGTCAAACTGCTCGTCATTGCATGCAACTCAGCAAGTGCCGCGACCCTGCGTGATGCGCGTGAACGCTACGACGTGCCAGTCGTCGAGGTTGTTCATCCGGCAGTGCGCCGTGCTGTTGCAGCGACGCGCAATGGACGCATTGGTGTCATCGGGACCGAGATGACCATCACCTCGCGGGCATATGAAGATGCTTTCGCTGCCGCACCTCAGTTGCAGATCGTTTCAGCGGCTTGCCCTGAGTTCGTTCAGTTTGTGGAAGCGGGTGTGACCTCGGGTGCGCATCTGCTCGATGTCGCGCATGCCTACCTGGATCCACTGCATGAGGCCGATGTCGACACTCTCGTCCTTGGATGCACGCACTATCCACTCCTCACGGGTGTGCTGTCGTACGTGATGGGCGAATCTGTCACCTTGGTCTCGAGTGCTGAAGAGACGGCCAAGGACGTGTATCGGACTCTCGTGGCACATGAGTTGGTGCGCGATCCCAACCTGGGCGAGCCTGTCCACCGCTTCGTTGCCACCGGAGATCCGGCTGCATTCGAACGTCTGGGCAGGCGTTTCCTGGGTCCAGAGATTGGCTTAGTCGGTCACTTCGGCTAGCTCAAACTCTCGCCCGAACCCGGGCAATAGAGTTGCGTCTCATGACTTCTGTGACCCCTCGCTCTGACGGCCGTGCCGACGATCAACTCCGCCCCATCACCTTTGAGCGTGGTTGGTTGGAGCAGGCCGAGGGATCAACCCTCATCTCCTTCGGACGCACGCGCGTGCTGTGCACAGCCTCCTTCTCGCCGGGTGTGCCTCGCTGGCTGAAGGGCAGTGGCAAGGGCTGGGTCACTGCCGAGTACGCGATGCTCCCGCGCGCGACAAATGAACGCAACGACCGAGAATCAGTCAAGGGCAAGCTGGGCGGCCGCACTCAGGAGATTTCGCGGCTGATCGGACGCAGCATTCGTGCCGTGGTCGACATGTCCAAGCTTGGTGAGAACACGATCCTGATCGACTGTGATGTTCTGCAGGCCGATGGTGGAACGCGCACTGCGGCAATCACAGGCGCCTACGTCGCGCTCATTGATTCGATCAACTGGGGCATCGAGCACGGTCACCTGAAATCTGATCCGATGATCGATTCGGTAGCAGCGGTCAGCGTTGGCATTATCGATGGCGTGCCGCGCCTTGATCTTCACTACGACGATGATGTGCGGGCCGAAACCGACATGAATGTGGTGATGACCGGTGACGGTCGCTTCGTTGAAGTGCAAGGCACGGCCGAAGGCGAGCCCTTTGATCGCGCGCTCCTTGACCAGTTGCTCAACCTTGCCACCGACGGATGTCGGGAACTGACGGTCATGCAGCATGCAGCACTCGCGACGAACCTTTAGGCAGTCATGTCAGTTCGGCTCGTACTCGCCAGCAGAAACAGCCACAAGATCATCGAGATGCGCCGCATCCTGACTGAACTTGGGCTGGACATTGAGCTGGTTGGAACTGATGAGTTTCCGGACCTCCCAGACGTTGAAGAAACCGGAAGCTCGTTTGCCGCCAATGCGATCCTGAAGGCTCGTGAAGTATGCGAATACACCGGACTGCCGGCGATCGGTGATGATTCCGGTCTCTCGGTTGACGCGCTGAACGGCATGCCAGGCATCTATTCAGCCCGCTGGGCCGGCACGCATGGACGTGATCAGGACAACTTGAAGCTGTTGATTGCCCAGCTCGATCATGTACCCGCGGGCCGCCGAGGGGCCGCATTCCATTGCGCGGTGGCAGTTGCAACGCCAGAAGGTGACGAACGCATTGTTGAGGGCGTGGTTGAAGGGTCACTCATCGGTGAGCCTCGGGGAGCCAATGGTTTTGGCTACGACCCGATATTTGTTCCAACTGGATTCGAGATCACCACGGCCGAGATGAGCGACGGGGACAAGGACTCGATCAGCCATCGAGGTCGCGCGCTGCGTGCAATCGCACCGGTGCTTGCCGAGTTGTTTCCGGCTGCTCTCCGGCGCTAGATCGATTTCTCGCGGAGGGGCGCGTTAGGGACTTTGGTCACTGATGCAGGAGCTTGGTGGTCCTGCATGATGGAATGGGATTCAGCTCTGGAGGGAGTACGCGTGGTCAGCGCCGAAGAACAAGCACCAAAAGCGCAGGTCATTCGCGTGTTCTTGCTGGACGACCATGAAATCGTGCGCAGAGGCGTTCGCGATCTGCTTGAAGCCGAAGTCGATATCGAAGTAGTAGGCGAAGCATCCACCGCCGAACAGGCCTTGCGCCGCGTGCCTGCCCTGAGTGCAGACGTAGCAGTTCTGGACGTTCGGCTTCCCGATGGCAACGGTGTCACGGTATGCCGAGAGTTGCGCTCGCAG
This window of the Actinomycetota bacterium genome carries:
- the argF gene encoding ornithine carbamoyltransferase, which translates into the protein MELRLTAASVRLVTLLDRDFLQESDFTAAELQGLLDLAVQLKAERNFGTERQRLVGKHLALIFEKTSTRTRLAFEIAMKDQGGQVSILDPASSQIGHKESIADTARVLDRWFDGIEYRGAEHATVLALAEASSVPVFNGLTDRWHPTQMLADFMTMQEHHAPEGPLRYAYVGDARYNMGNSLLVMGAIMGADVRIVAPRSLWPEAEIQELAKTRAALSGATITLTDNTAEGLSGVDFVHTDVWVSMGEEKDVWLQRVELLRPYRVDSSLMQLTNNPQAKFMHCLPAYHDQNTSVGRQIADQFGLLDGVEVTDYVFESPASIVFDQAENRMHSIKALLVATMA
- a CDS encoding DUF3039 domain-containing protein: MSTPLDSPSLSGDTLLEESTRLSNDDGDHERFAHFVEKAKIVESAVTGEPVKALCGKVWIPGRDPSRFPICPDCKKIHESLPRGGD
- a CDS encoding transporter substrate-binding domain-containing protein, whose product is MRLSLLCLAIGLGIAGCASPQPAGLPPEPVTATGLAPGIGDCSFANLTTLDSGRLAVAHAKPKPPYYTQRSLTGPIGFDVDIANELGEGLGFEASQLGWSKLDRVFDRDGHPNFDIAIAQLQKQKFSASLEFSGPYFTETQVLLALPDTPITKVTSTSELVKSTLGVVLGSTSQAYVRDELGLDPVAYLSNAVIKAAIRDRHIAGMVVPVEDVPSILATSSEPLVVVGQFPPASTALTYHVALPIGDPLLECVDAVLEKMNKLGQLDALRAKWFTDGVSRTIRLV
- a CDS encoding DUF308 domain-containing protein: MSTVDTGTAEASEIIEVVSRSWWVLLFVGLVSIVVGVFAVLQPETAIKTLALLFAIWLVISGLWQFVRGFSSGLGGGTRALLIITGVLSLLIGFYALRAWWETDSALIAGWILAIFIGIGFLFRGFADLFMGIERKGQAGRGWLIFSGIVIIIGGFVVLTVPMTIVALAWVVGIWLIVIGIFEIIGAFMVKKAAA
- a CDS encoding helix-turn-helix domain-containing protein, producing the protein MAAETSQTLGRGLRILEVVADAPDGLTVTEISQTLGIGRTVIYRLVVTLEQHAFLRRSADGKCRLGLALLSMGRQVQPVVRDVALPALRLLADAVGATAHLTIVDGLEAVAAVVVEPSRSDVHVAYRVGSRHPLEAGAAGRAILAARTAAGRPLDPPWILATNDGPQGAYGIAAPINSVPGLEASVGVVSLRELPEQEVGPRVARAAGEISRALR
- a CDS encoding D-alanyl-D-alanine carboxypeptidase codes for the protein MPPAASAVLTEAQSPAESRVNSRISQRLHNKAIGKDVALVVMDAESQRIIASRDADTPMLPASNMKIVTAVNALSTMSPTQTFTTAVFNGTQPGHITLQGGADPLLTARNLRSLADQTAALLDHAQPLVVDTDVNLLPRASNGPGWTKGYVPYVVAPVSALAKLGDYSRSPVAHARDTFIDQLRTQGLNVTPGTEIDVPAGTPALTSISPHTVADAVHLMLLDSENNVAELLYRHVALATGHAATWSGAEQAALANFDILGIDRRALTLADGSGLSRKDRLTALSLAALLRLASTTDPSRYAVMFDPGSMPTSGVDGTLDDRFHRYSSKPSACARGAIRAKTGTLFDTIALSGVTHGVDGRAKIFSFLVNDRPQGVSPLKTRQAVDGLAATVTGCW
- a CDS encoding glycosyl hydrolase family 18 protein, with protein sequence MRRLVAIARVAMLASVLLATGLAMPAAQAQGSPKIVTGWMPYWMTSPSAPQGVTNAVANADILTDVSPFWFSAVSGGTAGVKVVFNPNFGQAEANSAWAIAQLRAAGLSILPSIADGSGKGRMAATLADPAKRAQHVADIVNLVTSRGFDGIDLDYEQFAFADGRSTWTATQPNWTAFINELSAALHAQGKRLSVTIPGPCSTNNACGGTNGYWVYNIGGISAASDVIRIMTYDFHYNAPGPIAPIGWVTTSMQYATTQAPANKLVVGVPAYGRSWTKKTGNSFQLTGICPKAGSSGSAKTAYNSLTSMASTTAAAIPALLTSLGKTEADVQWDQASAENWIEYDKAVTWTDGTGASQTCTARRVMWWVGPQAALIRTQLVGQLGLAASGFWTIGGDSPAMWPLLRTYAQQLAPAATAVVLVAPSKADFNSSALITATANSQGAPVTGVDAALQFQAGGKGAWVQIATAPLAADGTVGFTPTFTAAGNWRVFVPAAAGRGEQASDPARVDVASWVRANPKKAQVGPKARIVVRVVALPAQADQRVIIQEQRGSAWVRVARGTTNAAGVAKVSFIAPKQRGERTYRATAAATAQLSAGASQPFFVSVK